The Deinococcus hopiensis KR-140 sequence CGCTGCATGGAAAAGCGCGGGCTCACCGTCTCGATGGTGAGGCGCACGGTCTGCCGCCAGCCGCCCCGGCCCTCGGCGTCAGGCTGCGGGGGCGCGTAGTACAGGGGCACGATCTGGGTTTCGAGCGTCTGGTACAGGCTGTAGGCGTCGGCGTCGTCCTGCACGTTCAGATCGGCGTACTCGCGCTCCTCGCCAATGGGCCAGCCGTTGGTACCGTCATACCCCTCGCGCCACCAGCCGTCGAGCACCGAGAAGTTGGGTGAGCCGTTGAAGCTGGCCTTCATGCCGCTGGTGCCCGACGCTTCCAATGGACGGCGCGGGTTGTTCAGCCAGATGTCCACGCCCTGCACGAGGTGGCGGGCCACGTTCATGTCGTAGTTTTCGAGGATGACGATCTTGCCCCGGAACTCGGGTTCCTGGGAGACGCGGTAGATTTCCTGGATAAACGACTTACCGGGGTTGTCGGCAGGGTGCGCCTTGCCCGCAAACACGAACTGCACCGGCCGCTGCGGATCGTTGACAATGCGGCTGAGGCGGGCCTTGTCGCGGAAGAGCAGCGTCGCACGCTTGTAGGTGGCGAAGCGCCGGGCAAAGCCGATGGTCAGCGCGTTCTCGGACAGCACCTCGCCCAGGGCAGCGAGTTCCGCGGCGGTGGCCCCGTTGCGGGTGAGCTGCTCGCGCAGGCGGCCCCGCACAAACGAGATCATCTCGCGCTTCATGTTGAGCTGTACGTCGGCAAGTTGGGCGTCGCTGAGTTCCTCCACGCCCTTCCACATTTCCCCGTCTTCCAGCCGCTCGGTCCAGTCGGTGGGCAGGACGGTGGACAGCAGATCCCGCATCGCCTGCGAGGTGAAGGTGAGGTTGTGCGCTCCGTTCGTCACGTGGCCGATGGGCACCTCGCGCGCCTCGGCGCCCTCGTACAGGAACTTCCACATGTCGCGCGACACCTCGCCGTGCAGTTCGGACACGCCGTTCGCCATGCGGCTCATGCGCAGCGCGAACACCGTCATGGAAAAGGTGGGCACCCAGTGGCCGTCCCAGAGCTGGTCATGGCGGGCCAGCCCATACAGTTCCTCGCGGGAGGCGTTGAGCAGCCCCGGCCACTTGCCCAGGTAGCGGTCCATCAGCTCGTAGGAAAAGGCGTCGTTGCCCGCCGGAACGGGCGTATGGGTGGTAAAGAGGCTGCTGCTCGCCACGGCCTCGGACGCGGTGCGGAAGTCCAGGCCCGTCTCTACCGCCTCGCGTACCCGCTCCAGCCCCAGGAACGCGGCGTGGCCCTCGTTCATGTGGTAGACCTGCGCGGGCACGTCGAGCGCCCGCAGCGCGCGGACGCCGCCCACGCCCAGCAGCACGTACTGCTGAATGCGCAGTTCCTGGTTGCCGCCGTACAGCCGCGCGGTGAGTCTGCGGTCCTCCTCGCTGTTCTCGGGCACGTTGGCGTCGAGCAGCAACACGCGGATACGGCCCACCGTGAGACTCCAAACGCGCAGGTGAACGTCGCGCTCCCCGATCCGCACCTTTACGCGCGCCTCCTCGCCTGCCGGAGTCAGCGCGGGCTTGATGGGCAGGGTGGTCAGGTCCAGCTCGTCGTAGGCTTCCTCCTGCCAGCCTTCCTTGTTGAACAGCTGCCGGAAGTAGCCCTGGTGAAACAGCATTCCGACGGCGGTGAAGGGCAGCCCAAGGTCCGAGGCGCTCTTGCAGTGGTCGCCCGCCAGGACGCCCAGGCCGCCACTGTAGATGGGCAGCGATTCGTGGAAGGCGTACTCCATCGAGAAGTAGGCGACGGGAGCCAGCTCAGCGGCGTTCTTGCTGATCCAGGTGTCCTTCTTGCCCATGTAGGCGTCGAAGTCGGCCATGACGCCGCGGTAGCGGTCCAGGTAATCGGCGTCCGCAGCTGCTGCCTCCAGCCTCTGTTGCGGCACTTCCAGCAGCAGGCGCACGGGGTTGTGCTGGAAGCGCTCCCAATTTGACGGGTCCAGCTCCTGGTACAGGGCCTGTGCGCGCGGGGTCCAGGACCAGTAGAGGTTGTAGGCGAGTTCCGACAGCCGAGCGATGGCGTCCGGCAGTTGGGGCAGGACGGTGACTTGACCGATGATGTTCATACCCGATGAGATTAACCGAATTCACGTTGAAAGGTCTTTTAAGGCTAGAAGGGGGCTGGGGTGGGCGGAGACTGCGGGGAGGTCTCCTCGGCCTTCCCTTCGGGATGTACCCGTCGCTCCGCGGGGCCCTCTTCCCTGCAGCGCGCTACACGTCTGCTGCGCCGCCGTGCCGGCCCACGGGGAAGAGGGGCAAAAGACCCGAAACGCCCTTTCGTACCGTTTCCGGACCATCCGTTCCTTCCGCTCCGCTTTGGGGATTGCATGCCTCTGCGTCACCGTTTTTCCTGCCCGCTCCGCTCGGCTTCATCAGTGATTTCATCACTGATGAGGCCGAATCCTTGTCACTCTGACCGGTCCAGATGGGCCGTAATTTTCGCATCGGCCCGCTGCCCCTCGGCTTCCCGGACTTCGCGCTGGAGGAAGAAGTTCAGCGCCGTGCGGATGCCCGCGATGGCGAACAGCTTGAGGATGTCGTCCCAGTTGGGCGCGACGGCGGTACGGAGGATGTCGGCCGCGAGCAGGAATTCCAACACCACCGACAGCCAGCGGCCCAGGCGCAGGCGAATGGCTTCCTTAAGCGTCTCCGGCGTGCCGCGCTGCCCGAAAAAGAGGGCCAGGGACCGCCACAGCGCTTCCACCACGGCGACGCCCACAATAATTCCGGCAGCCGCCTCCACACCCGTGGCGAGGTACCGGGTGAGCTCACCCACCAGCACCTCGAATTCACCGAACAGTCCCGCTGCCTGGCCTTCCATCCCTCTACCGTAGGCGACGGGCGCGGCCTGGGAAAGGGAGAGGGCGTTGAGCCTTTCTGCTTGGAGCGCCAGCTATCATCCGCTTCATGACCCCCTTCACCGGCCTTCCCGACGACGCCGACGCCCTGCTGCGCGCGGAAGGCGAGCGGCTGGCCCGGCGACTGGCGCAACTGCTGGGCGAGGGCGAGGCGGACGTGGCCCGCGCGCACCTGCTGGGGCTGAGCCTGGTCCACAACCTCGTTCACGCGCTGCTGCCCACTGTCGAGCAGGTCTCGCGCCACGCGGGGCAACCCCTGCGCGCGCAGCTTGTGGCAGACGAACGGGGCCGCGCGGTGGTCGAGACGGTCACGGCGGACGGAGAGCTCCACCGCCGCCTGCCCGTGGATGACCTGATGACGGAGGCGCTGTACGGGGGCGGAAGGCTGCACCCCACGGTGCTGGCCCACCTCGCGGCAGGGATGCAGGGCAGTGAACACGCGGCGACGCGGGCGCTGGCGGCGTGCCTGAAGAGTGCGCCGGTGCTCAATGCCCTGCGGCGGAATTTGACGGGGCTGCTGAAGAGGTGATGCGGTTTTCAAATTCTCCGTTACGTCCCCTGCGCTCTGGTCATTCCCCACCTTTCCATCACCGTTTTTCCTGCTCGCTCCGCCTGGGTCGACCCGTAAGTTCACCACAGAGGAACCGGAATTCTTATGCGGGGGAGTGGCCAGCGGTCAACCGCCAGTCGACGTCGCCGTCAGGGTGCGATGCCGAAGGGTTCTTGCAGACCAGCCTCGGCAGTCTCGCGGGTCACGGCCGGAGCGTAACTCAGCGCCAGCACGGCGCGGTAGGTTCTCAGCGCCAGTTCGCGTTCGCCCAATGCGTCGCGCACCTGCCCCAGCCGGGCGAGGACGAGGCCGGGCAGGCTGCGGGGCATGTCGTCCGTGAGCGCGTGCGCTGCCCGTTCCAGCAGCGCACGCGCGCCTTCCAGATTCCCGACGGCGAGGTAGACCCCCGCTTCCGCTGCGTCCAGTTCGGCCTTCGGCGTTACGCGGTCCCCCGCTTCGCGGTCCAGCGCATCCACGAGTGCGCCGGGGTCGTCTTCCTCGCGCAGTTGCCACGCGCGGTCTGCCAGGGCACGCAGGCGGGAAGTTTCGCCGGGCTGAAAGCCGGAGAGATCGGGGAGGCGAGCTGCGGGCAAGTGGATCAGCAGGTCCGGTAGGTCGTCGAGGGGGACGAGGACCACGCCTTCCGTTTGCTTCAGGACCGAGGCGAGGGCGCCGAGTCGCCGTTCCCGCCACCGGGTGCCTGGTCCCTCGTCCAAAGCGGTGCGGACGGCCTCGTGGTAGGTGCGCGCGGCTTCGAGCACCTCCGCCGACAGGGCGCGGGGCAGGGTGAGGGGGGCTGTCAACACCTGCGTGAATGTCCGCTCGGCCCCCGCCGCCGCCCGCAAGCGCTCGCGGCCCTGGGGGTACTGCCCCAGGAAAGAGACGAACTGCTCGTGATCCGCGTCGGCGTTCAGGTCCGGCAGGTTGAGCTCGCGCACGGTGATTCTGGCGGCGGGTAGGGCGTCGCGCAGCGGATGATCGGCGTCCGGACTGCTCGCCCACGTCACCTCCGAAGTCCCCAAAAAGCGCAGCGCCTCCACCACTGTTCCCGCGTTGAACTGGGGTTGAAGCCGCAGCAGATCGCCGAGATCAGGCATCAGGGTCATGCGCTCACCTCCGCGCTCCGTTCGCGCAGGATCTGTAAAAAAGTGGCGGGATCAGCGGGCGTCAGGAAATACGCGGCGCCGCCCGACTCCACCAGCACACCGCCTCTTGT is a genomic window containing:
- the glgP gene encoding alpha-glucan family phosphorylase, which encodes MNIIGQVTVLPQLPDAIARLSELAYNLYWSWTPRAQALYQELDPSNWERFQHNPVRLLLEVPQQRLEAAAADADYLDRYRGVMADFDAYMGKKDTWISKNAAELAPVAYFSMEYAFHESLPIYSGGLGVLAGDHCKSASDLGLPFTAVGMLFHQGYFRQLFNKEGWQEEAYDELDLTTLPIKPALTPAGEEARVKVRIGERDVHLRVWSLTVGRIRVLLLDANVPENSEEDRRLTARLYGGNQELRIQQYVLLGVGGVRALRALDVPAQVYHMNEGHAAFLGLERVREAVETGLDFRTASEAVASSSLFTTHTPVPAGNDAFSYELMDRYLGKWPGLLNASREELYGLARHDQLWDGHWVPTFSMTVFALRMSRMANGVSELHGEVSRDMWKFLYEGAEAREVPIGHVTNGAHNLTFTSQAMRDLLSTVLPTDWTERLEDGEMWKGVEELSDAQLADVQLNMKREMISFVRGRLREQLTRNGATAAELAALGEVLSENALTIGFARRFATYKRATLLFRDKARLSRIVNDPQRPVQFVFAGKAHPADNPGKSFIQEIYRVSQEPEFRGKIVILENYDMNVARHLVQGVDIWLNNPRRPLEASGTSGMKASFNGSPNFSVLDGWWREGYDGTNGWPIGEEREYADLNVQDDADAYSLYQTLETQIVPLYYAPPQPDAEGRGGWRQTVRLTIETVSPRFSMQRQVIDYVRGYYLPLTRRGAAISANGAQRAREIAGWKSWVRQQWPHTTLTASANLPSTARPGQKVEVRATVNPAGIKPEELRVEAVLKRGDDITRVPLTAQGEGQYSAQVPLDGSGLYSVGVRMLPVIEGLSNDLEAGLIRWA
- a CDS encoding DUF1622 domain-containing protein, with the protein product MEGQAAGLFGEFEVLVGELTRYLATGVEAAAGIIVGVAVVEALWRSLALFFGQRGTPETLKEAIRLRLGRWLSVVLEFLLAADILRTAVAPNWDDILKLFAIAGIRTALNFFLQREVREAEGQRADAKITAHLDRSE